ttttttcaacaccaaGTCTggcgtttttccaaaaaatttccaaaaattatagtttttcaGCAATTGAAAAGTCTCGCAATACCAGGGGTTTCCAGCCAGTCATTAGCTAAAAGCCAATGGTAGCCAATGGTATTTAAGCCAATAGGCAGCTTGTTGAAAAAAGtgccagccaatagctaatAGTCGAAATCCAatgaaacagaattttttaatcattatttttgaatttctggtgATGATTTTGGTTCTCTTTTGTCTTTTTTAGCCTTCACTACAACCTGTTTAGTGTTTCCAACATGATTAACAGAACTCAAGCACAACAACAATCATCTAGGTACGCAGCATAAGGAGTGTTTTTAGGGGAcacatattttttgtttgtttacgtCAGCCAATATGGCCAGCCAATCACCacccaataaaattttgacagctAATAGCCAGGTTCATTTATGCTAATGGAAATTAAGCTAAAAGCTGATGACCAAAAGCCAATGGATGATTGGCTGGAAACCCCTGCACAATACTGAAAACAGCTACAATATGATTGAGTAAAAATACGTATTTGATTTTCTTATCTGCTAATAAATACACGCAAAGACATGAtaacatattaaaatttaattaaaaaaagattCCAGTTTTATGATAAgcctataaattttttcacattttaacaTCCCCATAAAATATCTGATAAAAAAATCCTGATAAATGTTTCTTGTTAAactatgtttcatttttcattaaatatatCTGATGTAGTATTTCGACATTCTATTTTATAtatatactaggtacctatgcaaAATATTTTCACGAAGCTGTTAAAATGTGGATACAACTCATGTTTTTAGGTATAACCAAAATGAACACCACTACCTCAGTGACCATTGTGCTAGTATTCATGCTGTTTAAAATCCAATATGGGTCATTCCAATCTATCGAATGtatggaaaaaataaacgaagatTTTGAAGACGTAGTGAAGAGAAAATACTTTGTTGACAAATCGGATCtgttgaaagaaattttaagCGATGCTACAGATAGGAGTACTTGGATTCTAAATTTTCCCAAGGGATTTGGAAAAACCACCAATATGAATATGATAAGAAAATTCGCTGAAATAGAAATGAATGCAGAGGGTTCAccaattactcaaaatttaataaacgtTACCAACACtccaaattatgaatttttcacccGGAAGTAcgattttggatattttaacaTTGCAAATGACAGTGATTTCATGCGCAGACATTTTGGGGCATATCCTGTTATCTATATGGATTTCAGAACAACAAGACCCATTCAAAACTATACAGATGTAGTTGaaatttgccgacaaaaaattcACCAGGCCTTCCTTCAACATCAGTACTTGTTGAATAGTAAGAATCTGGACTACGACTACAAAGAAAACTTCAAAGTATGGATACAGAAATCACAGCTCAGTCAACTTGATAAATACTCCGTTATAGAAGGTCTTCAGAAATTGATAGAGCTTTTATATATGCATTTTCAACAACGAGTAATTGTATTGATCGACGAATATGATGCGATTGTTCAAAGTTATTTAACGGGACAAGACATTGTGAATGAACCACTCCAGACAATTTTCAATCCTTTCATGGATATGCTTGGTAGTGCTCTAAAAGATCAAGTCAGACTGAGAGTCGCTGTGCTCACTGGGTTGACAAGTATTTCAAATGCTAGAATTAAGGAGAATGTGCCTAATATAGAAATACATCGCTTCGGCAGAGAAGAGATGACCAAATTCTGGAAATATTATGGTTTCACCTCTGAAGATCTGGATCGTTTATTCAGTATATCACCATTTAAACTCAACTCTACCGTAAGAGATCAAGTCGAAAAGTATTATGGTGGTTATTTAATCAATAATGTGCACATTTACAACCCAACTTCAATAATTCAGTTTTTCACAAATGAAGAAATCAAACCATTTTGGAATATGGAAAGCCAAAGTATAATAAATACATTTTGGGAAACATTGTTGATAATAGACGTAcgattgaaaatattcaatcttATTGATAACCAAAACgtaacgattaaaaatttgggGAATGTAGACATTGAGGACCTTCTCTATTTAAAAGGGCTTTTGGAAACAAATAGTTTGAAAGCTGATACTACTGGGCGATCAAAaagaaacatattttttaactttttattaGACCTGGGATATTTAAAGATAACTTGGCAGAATCACACCTATTGGCGGTATCCGGCCTACTTGAATGTGACCATACCAAACTTGGAAATTCGTGATGATATGATAAGACTATTGAAGGAGTATGAAATGTCGACACCCTGCAGCGACGAAGAGCTCATACTCCaagacaaaattttccaacatttgcAATCCTTAACAGCCGATAATCACACATATCATCTTCAAGAGATTACTAGTGCATTAAATAAACTTTCCAAGCTCGCCATGCCTTTTAATCCGTCCTTCAAGAAGGAAACTGTACTAACTGTTATGCTACATTGGCCATTTTTGATCCAGGGTATTCGTTGTTACTCACAAGTTTCTGTAGAAGGACATTCTGGTTGTGTGGACCTGCTGGTGAAAAGTTTAGCCAATGTTTACATAATTATCAAGACAAAATATAATGGCACATCTTCTGAGGCATTAACCCAAACAAATCAATATGTATCGGTCTTGGATGACTCAGATTACAAACAAACCCAAAACTGTGTTTTACAGATGGGTATTAATGTATGTGATGACTATAAAATTACAGTGTCAGCAATTCTTAATATCACTAATGGTACATCTTATGGTCCATATCACTTCCCTTCGTTTCCTAGTACAACCACTATAAAAAATGACTTCCGCTCCGAAATTTCAAAGAGTAAAATCATGCCCTTGAAGAAAAGAAGACTCTGACTCAACATGCTCTCAAAGAGGATCAGAAGACGcagttgaatatttttagattattaaagttgaaaaatatattattaaaataaaaaatataaaaattaatataaaaaaatgatatacttacgtatgaaaaatattatttcagaaataggtatacctactgaattatattacctattatttatgtatttattcaaCGTAGCTTCTGcaaatgtttttataaaaaatataatttttcaattcataattaACTATAGCGATAGCTAATTTCTAT
The sequence above is a segment of the Planococcus citri chromosome 3, ihPlaCitr1.1, whole genome shotgun sequence genome. Coding sequences within it:
- the LOC135838940 gene encoding uncharacterized protein LOC135838940; its protein translation is MNTTTSVTIVLVFMLFKIQYGSFQSIECMEKINEDFEDVVKRKYFVDKSDLLKEILSDATDRSTWILNFPKGFGKTTNMNMIRKFAEIEMNAEGSPITQNLINVTNTPNYEFFTRKYDFGYFNIANDSDFMRRHFGAYPVIYMDFRTTRPIQNYTDVVEICRQKIHQAFLQHQYLLNSKNLDYDYKENFKVWIQKSQLSQLDKYSVIEGLQKLIELLYMHFQQRVIVLIDEYDAIVQSYLTGQDIVNEPLQTIFNPFMDMLGSALKDQVRLRVAVLTGLTSISNARIKENVPNIEIHRFGREEMTKFWKYYGFTSEDLDRLFSISPFKLNSTVRDQVEKYYGGYLINNVHIYNPTSIIQFFTNEEIKPFWNMESQSIINTFWETLLIIDVRLKIFNLIDNQNVTIKNLGNVDIEDLLYLKGLLETNSLKADTTGRSKRNIFFNFLLDLGYLKITWQNHTYWRYPAYLNVTIPNLEIRDDMIRLLKEYEMSTPCSDEELILQDKIFQHLQSLTADNHTYHLQEITSALNKLSKLAMPFNPSFKKETVLTVMLHWPFLIQGIRCYSQVSVEGHSGCVDLLVKSLANVYIIIKTKYNGTSSEALTQTNQYVSVLDDSDYKQTQNCVLQMGINVCDDYKITVSAILNITNGTSYGPYHFPSFPSTTTIKNDFRSEISKSKIMPLKKRRL